In Nonlabens agnitus, the DNA window GCTTTGGTCTGGCGTGTCCTCATAGATAAAGCTGGCCTCAAGTTCATTTTGTAAGTAACCGTCAGGCGCATATTGAAAGCCTTTGTTGGCACGACGCTTAGCATATAGTTTAATCAAGTCAAACGCAATTTGCTTGACTCGTGTTTTTGTTTTGGCCTTGAGCTTTTTCCAGGCCGGACTTCCCAGTTTATAGATCTTAGGAGTTTTACCGTCCTTAGCGGAATAGCGCGTGATCTTATGCAGTGAATGGATGGAAACATACAAGATGTCTCGCTCGCCGTAAAACAGCTTGATTGCCTCTTGCATCTTACCGTTAACATCGATTTTTTGAAGCCCGCCAAATCTTCCTATTCCATGATCAATATGGGTCACATAATCACCTTTCTCGAGCGTGTTGAGCTCCTTGAGCGTGATGGCCTGCTTTTTAGCATAACCATTCTTCAACTGGAACTTGTGGTAGCGATCAAAAATCTCGTGGTCTGTGTAACACGCGATGCGCAAATCGTGATCCATAAAACCACGATACAGTGTCATGATAACCGTTTCATAGGCGACATTAGCGCCCATGTCGTCAAAAATATCCTTGAATCTTTTGGCCTGCTGTGCCGTGCTGCAAAACAGGTAGGTTTTATAACCGTCAGCTTCATTTTGCTTCAGGTTATCGATAAGCAACTCAAACTGTTTATTAAAGGATGGCTGCGGTACGGTTTTAAAAGTAATGTCTGGCTGATTTCCAGATAATTCCACTAGGTTGAATTCCGCGAGTTGCTCTTTTAGCAGTGCCGATTTGCTAAAAATATCTTCTGGTTCCAGCTGCTTAATTTCTCCTTGCAACTCGCTGTATGCTTGTTCCGCTTTCGCGAAAAGCGAATCTATCCTACCATACATCATCTCGACATTCCTCGCGATCACGACTGTCTTGGATGGAAGATATTTTAGAAAACTCTCTCTTTTTTCTGAGGACTGTTTGTTCTCGACATTAGGTATAATGGACAGCTTCTTAATTTGATCCTTGGACAATTGTGTCTCCACGTCAAAAATGCGGATGGAGTCGATCTCGTTTCCAAAGAACTCGATACGATAAGGCTCATCATTTGAAAATGAAAACACATCCAAAATACCACCACGCACCGAAAACTCTCCAGGTTCTGTCACAAAATCAACGCGCTTAAAGGCATATTCAAAAAGCACTTCATTAGCAAAATCGATGGAGATCTGGTCACCTACGCTTATTTTGAGCGTGTTGCGATCCAGCTCTTTTTTAGTCACCACCTTTTCAAAAAGAGCATCTGGATAGGTAACGATGACCGCTGGTTTTTTACGGGAATTGATGCGGTTGAGTACCTCAGCTCTCAATAGAATGTTAGCGTTGTCTGTTTTTTCTATTTGATAGGGCCTGCGATAACTGCCTGGATAGAAAAGCACGTGATCTTCACCTATCATTTTTTCCAGATCGTTCAAGTAATAGGCAGCTTCTTCCTTGTCATTGAGCACAAAAAGAAATGGCTTATCAGTGGACCCAAACATATTTGTGAGTACCATGGACAAGGCGCTTCCCATAAGTCCCTTGACCTCGCACCTACCGTTAGGTAATGATACATGATCCCTAAGTTTGAGGGATGGACTTGCGTTACTGTAAGATTCTAAAATTTGTGGATAAGACACTTGCAATGCAGTTAGCTGCAAAGATAGACTGCGACACTACCTGATCCCAAATATTGAGAATTCTTTCACAGCCTAAAGATCTTAACCACCTATTTTTAGAACATGAAAAAATATGATGTTTTTGTTTTAGGAACTGGTACAGCTGGCAAACTGGTTGCCAATAGATGTAAAAATGCAGGACTCAAGGTCGGCATCATAGATAATAGAGAATACGGTGGCACTTGTTCACAGCGAGGTTGTGATCCTAAGAAGTTATTGCTGGCCAGCAGTGAAGCCGTGGATTATGCCAGAAACATGCAAGGTGACGGCGTGGAAGGAGAAGTAAACATCAACTGGAGAGATGCCTACAATTACATACGACGATACACCCAAAACATCCCTGACAATACAGAATCTAGCCTGAAAGAAAACGGTATCGATTGCTATCACGGTGACGGTAGTTTTGTAGATGAAAAAACGTTTGTGTTTGACGATACCACCATAACAGCAAATTACTTTGTTATCGCTACAGGCATGCAACCTAGACCGCTAACCATTCCAGGTGCAGATCATCTTCTTACCAGTGAGGATTTCTTTAAAATGAAGGATGTTCCAGAAAAGATGGTTTTCATAGGTGGTGGTTATATAGGTATGGAATTTAGTCACATGATGGCCAGGGCTGGCGTCAAGGTGACCATCATTGAACAAGGCGACCAGATTTTATCACCCTTTGAAAAATTTGTGGCAGATTATTTAATGGAAGATTCTATCAAATTAGGTATCGACATTAAGTTGGAATCTACCTTATCATCTGTAGAAAAGAAAGATGGCAGGTTTGTGGTCCACTATGGAAATGAAGGTTCCATCCATCAAATCACTACAGATGTAGTATACAACACCACAGGTCGTGTACCGTCCACAAAATCTTTGCACCTTGATAAAGCTGGTGTGGTAACTGATCAAGGTAGTGTGGTCGTCAATGACTGTTTGCAAAGCACTACCAATGAGCGATTCTATGCTTGTGGAGATGTCACTAACATGAATCTACCTTTGACGCCGTTAAGCAACCTAGAAGGCGCCATCGCCGCAAAAAATATTATTGAAGGCAAGCATCCACTCGTTCCCGTAGACATTCCTAGCGTTGCTTTTACCATCCCGCAAGTGGCCAGCATAGGTTTGAACGAGGCGCAAGCCAAGAATCAAAATAAAAAGTTCAAAGTCCTTAAAGGCGATGCCAGCGGCTGGTTCAATACACGCCGTATGAATGCAGGCACTTATGCTTATAAGGTTTTGGTAGATGATGAAACAGGAATGGTTCTAGGTGCGCATATCGTTTCTCACGAGGCTGGAGAAACTATCAATCTATTTTCTGTCGCAATGAATCACGATATCACGTTCCAGCATTTGCAGCAAACGGTATTTACCTATCCCAGCTGGGCTAACGACCTCAAAAGTTTTTAAGCTTTACTGGCACGCCACTGCTGGAATTTTAGCATTGGATTGGTAGCTCTATTTTGATACCCATGAATCATGCAATTGATCGCTATCAATATAGCTGCGCCTAACGCTAGATAGGCAATATCATCCATGGTTCCCGTGTGTCTCACATAAATCGCCACCAGTGCCCAGACGGTAACTCCTGCAAATTCACGCATGTTTCGATACCAAACCATCAGTAAATTGATAATCGTTGCAACCACAATAATTCCTATCGTGGCAAGTACCTGTTGATTTTCTGGTATATCAAACATACCATTCAAATAACTCGCGACATTTGCAATAATTGCGACACTTATCCATCCAGAGTACAAGCATAAAGGCCACCATACAAAGGCGATAATTGGAAATGGCGCATCCCATAATTCCATGTCCAGCTGCTTGACGCAAAGCAGTAAACAAACCAGTATTCCTATCATACAAAGCACAGATGCTCCGATCATTTCTTCCAGCCACAAAGCGACCCAAACAGAACAAAATATATTGGCCGCTAGAAAATAAGGGAAAGTGGTGATCACAAAGTTGGTCCTATAGCTGCGAGGTTGTAGGGATTTCGCTTTCGCGAAAGCGGAATACACACCATATCCAGCAAACACCAATAGCATTAAGAAAATAAGACCCCAAATCGAAAAGGCATAGCTGGCTGGAGTAAACAGGTTATTGTACTCTGCACTTAGATCACCTACGGTTCTACCGTTGAAGTTTCCCGTGTTTGCGTAGCCATTCCATGCAATAAGAACGATAACGATGAAAAGGTTGAGTATGCTGATCAGACGTTTGTACATGGCTAGGTTTTGTGGGAATAAATATACAGTAGTTTTTAGGATAACTCTACCACTTCATTCTCCACACAAACGAAAATGCGATTGCCCTTTTGAGGTTTCATGGCATAGGTTCCCGTAAAATCCCCAAAAGCTGGTACTATCATACCATAATCTGTACAGAAAAAACAAGGCATTTTTAAACGTTGCCTACCTATTCCGGTCAATTTTACCGCAGGATGTATGTGCCCAGCAATGTTGAAGACGTTTTCCCTTTCTAAGGGATGATGGGTGAGCAGTACATCGCCCATTTGTAATTGCTGTACCGTTTTTATTCCCAGCATATTGAAATGATCGCTTGATATAAGGTCGTGGTTTCCCATGACCAGCGTGAGCTCAATACTTTGCATGCGGGACCATTGTTCAAAAAAATGCCACTCTGCATTTTGATAAGAGTGAAATAAGTCTCCTAAGAACCAAAGCCGTGAAGGCTTGAAATAATCGATCACAGCATTGAGTTTATCATATTCATTGTCATCTGCCTGCGATGGCACGGCCATTCCATGCTTTCTAAAATGGGCGCTTTTACCCAAATGAACATCTGCCAATAAAACAACATCCTGTTCCTGCCAGTAGCAGGCACCAGTGCTATGTAAATGAAAGGTCTGATTGTGAAGAGTTACTTGGAGACTATCACTCATTGTTCTAAAAAGAATAATTAAGAGCGAGAATCAAGTTGCGCCCGGCAGCCGCTATTCCAGAAGAGTACGTTCTATAGCGCTGGTCTGTGATATTTTCTAATGTCGCAATCGCGCTTAAGCTATCCGTAAACTGATATTGCGATCTTAGGTTGACCGTGTACCATGAAGGAGAAAACGGATTCCCATTCACATCACTGGCATATAGATAATCCCTATCCTGTTGGTCTGGTGCCAACTCGTCAAAATCAAACTGACCATTGAAAATAGTAAACGCGTCCAGCTTGAACTTGCCTTGATCATAAACCACGTGGGCATCACCAAAAGCTGGTGCCACATGTCTAACGGCAACCTCACTGCCATCTTCTTCTTCCTGCTTTCCATCCAGCCAGGTGTAGTGACCGTACAGCTTAAAATGATCTGATAATTTGTAATCGACACCTAATTCAATTCCGTAAATTTCAGAGCGTTCTGAATTTTGAATGGCTCGCACTTGGCTTAATTCTCCTTGATAGACAATCATGTCCTCACCATCGAGTGTAAAATCTCTGGGAACCAAAGCATCCTTTAAAATAGTGTAATAGCCAGCTACTTCTACCGTCAAATCATTGCCTATGCGTTTCTTGAGACCTAATTCTGCATTATAGGAATATTCAGATTCTAGGTCTGGATTGGGTACGATCACCGTGCCTGGACTAGGATCAAAAATCTTACCTACATCATCAATATTAGGCGCTCTAAAGGCTGTGCTTAAATTGGCTCGCAGTTCGAGACTAGGATCTGGCAGGTAAGTTGCGCCTATGCCACCAGTCAATGCACCAGTGTTGACCATGGCATCATCAAATGGGAAATTAAAAAAAGTATTGTCAAAGTCTGCATCTAGCCAGATGTGATTATATCGAGCGCCAGATTGTACGGTGAAATTAGAAGCAACTTTCCATTGATAGCTTACGTAAGCGGCGAGCGATTGCCATGTAGAACCGTCTGGATATCTGGTGGCTGCATCTGTTCTTTGTCTGGTCTCAATGTCAAAGACACTGCCTGTAGAACCGACTTTGTTATGAACATATTCTGCGCCATAAAACAAGATGTTATCCTCACGATTACGGCGCTCAAAATCAACAGAAGTGCTCCAGGCGTCGACTTGTTCGTCATTTTCAAAAAGATCAGGCGATTGAAAACTGCGGGCATTGCGACTCTCATCAAACCTTTGGAATGCCTGAGTAATGACCATTTTATCATACCAGGTACCACTACCGCGGTGCTGGGCTTTGGCATTGACCATAAACCACTTTTGAGGTCCATAATACCACTCTGCATTTCTTGGGTTTCCGCTTTCGCGAAAGCGATCTAAAGCATCATAGCGGCTGTAGTCTGACGTTGCTGTATAAATCAATCCTAGATCCAGTTTCCAATACAGACTAGGCTTGTAACTGAATTTTTGCAGCAGGTTGATCTGGTCATAACCCGTGGGCACCTGCACCTCAGGATCTTTATTTTCTATCACAACATCTTGACCGTTGCGACGTGCGGCATAACGTTCTCGCAAATAGTCATCAGGACCGTTGGACCCCATTTTTAAATCATCAAAAGAATTGATGCTAATGCTGGTGGCACTTGCAAAATTTGAAGTGCCGTAATTAAAATCTACGTGACCTGTCTTTTCATTGTTTGCGGTTGCAAAGCGTAAAATGCCGTTTCCTGTAAAGTCAGCAGCAGTTTCAGTATCTGAAAATTGAGGTGACAGCGTGAAGAAATTCATGACGCCACCTATAGCATCGCTACCATAAACAACACTGCCTGGCCCTAGAATCACCTCAGTCCGCTCCACGCTCAATGGATCTATGGAGATGATGTTTTGAAGATTACCGCCGCGAAAAATGGCCGTATTCATACGCACACCGTCAACCGTGAGTAGCAATCTGTTGGTAGAGAAGCCTCTTATCAATGGGCTGCCGCCACCTTGCTGGCTTTTTTGAACATACACTTGACCGGTTTGCTGTAACAAATCTGCACTGGTTTGTGGGTTTTGGAAGACGATCTCTTCCTTGCTAGCACTCACGACCGATTGTGGTATATCCTGTTGTCGTTGTTGGAATTTTGAAACCGAAAGAACCACGGCATTCATCGCTTCAGATCTAGGCTCCAGTTTTACCTTGTAGTCATTAGTAGACAGTTTTTCCTTTGTGGTTTTCAAAGTTTTGAAGGCGAAGGTTTGAAAGTAGATGCTTTCTGTTTCAGAAAACTTGTCAAGACTTGCAAAACCATCAATGTTAGTGATGATGGATTTTTGTTTGTCTTTATTATAAATCGCGACACTGGCAATAGGCTCACCAGAGGCGGCATCTAAAACTTGTATTTGCTGTGCGTTGAGCGTTGATGCTGTGACTATAAGAAGAAGAAGGAAAGTAAAAATTTTCACGAATCGAAAAGCTGTTTCAAGATGTCTAACGAGTTGGGTTTTTTAAAGCTGTGCAGGTGAATTTTAAAGTAATCCAGTACAAGATTAAGAAGCGCCGTACGTTGGTTTCGGTTGATTTTGATGGAATGGATAGCATCAAAATTTGTACCAATGAACAGCTTGAACAAAGAACTTTCTTCCTCATTTAAATGATGCGGTTGCATTCCATGATTGTCAAAGCTGCCGTCCAGCATATTAAAGTATGGAAAATCCATAGTCGATCGATCCATACCAAATCCCATTAACTCGGTCATATCCAGCAAGGTTTTGATCGTAAAGTTGGCCACATGATCGGTCTGATCCAGATACTCAAATATGGTACTTAGGTAATCAAACAGCTGCTCATCTGGCTGTTGTTCCGTCAACAATTGTGAGAGTACTTCTCCAAAAAAAAGGGCTACACAACTTTTTGCCACGTCAACCGGAATATTCACATAAGTATAGGCGGTTGAAGCTTCCTTGATATATTCCAAAGTTCCTTTTCCCTTATGTTGCGTCTGAATCTCCAGTTGCGTCAATGGCTGAAACAGAGAAACTCGCAGCTTTCCCTTACGGGATTTACGAATTCCTTTGAGCATATAACTTTGGGTTCCTAGCTTCTTGGTATAGATTCTCGCGATAAGATCTGCCTCACCATATTTGATGGTTGACAACACAATAGCTGGTGTGCGAACGATCATCTAGC includes these proteins:
- the recO gene encoding DNA repair protein RecO, yielding MIVRTPAIVLSTIKYGEADLIARIYTKKLGTQSYMLKGIRKSRKGKLRVSLFQPLTQLEIQTQHKGKGTLEYIKEASTAYTYVNIPVDVAKSCVALFFGEVLSQLLTEQQPDEQLFDYLSTIFEYLDQTDHVANFTIKTLLDMTELMGFGMDRSTMDFPYFNMLDGSFDNHGMQPHHLNEEESSLFKLFIGTNFDAIHSIKINRNQRTALLNLVLDYFKIHLHSFKKPNSLDILKQLFDS
- the pdeM gene encoding ligase-associated DNA damage response endonuclease PdeM translates to MSDSLQVTLHNQTFHLHSTGACYWQEQDVVLLADVHLGKSAHFRKHGMAVPSQADDNEYDKLNAVIDYFKPSRLWFLGDLFHSYQNAEWHFFEQWSRMQSIELTLVMGNHDLISSDHFNMLGIKTVQQLQMGDVLLTHHPLERENVFNIAGHIHPAVKLTGIGRQRLKMPCFFCTDYGMIVPAFGDFTGTYAMKPQKGNRIFVCVENEVVELS
- a CDS encoding TonB-dependent receptor → MKIFTFLLLLIVTASTLNAQQIQVLDAASGEPIASVAIYNKDKQKSIITNIDGFASLDKFSETESIYFQTFAFKTLKTTKEKLSTNDYKVKLEPRSEAMNAVVLSVSKFQQRQQDIPQSVVSASKEEIVFQNPQTSADLLQQTGQVYVQKSQQGGGSPLIRGFSTNRLLLTVDGVRMNTAIFRGGNLQNIISIDPLSVERTEVILGPGSVVYGSDAIGGVMNFFTLSPQFSDTETAADFTGNGILRFATANNEKTGHVDFNYGTSNFASATSISINSFDDLKMGSNGPDDYLRERYAARRNGQDVVIENKDPEVQVPTGYDQINLLQKFSYKPSLYWKLDLGLIYTATSDYSRYDALDRFRESGNPRNAEWYYGPQKWFMVNAKAQHRGSGTWYDKMVITQAFQRFDESRNARSFQSPDLFENDEQVDAWSTSVDFERRNREDNILFYGAEYVHNKVGSTGSVFDIETRQRTDAATRYPDGSTWQSLAAYVSYQWKVASNFTVQSGARYNHIWLDADFDNTFFNFPFDDAMVNTGALTGGIGATYLPDPSLELRANLSTAFRAPNIDDVGKIFDPSPGTVIVPNPDLESEYSYNAELGLKKRIGNDLTVEVAGYYTILKDALVPRDFTLDGEDMIVYQGELSQVRAIQNSERSEIYGIELGVDYKLSDHFKLYGHYTWLDGKQEEEDGSEVAVRHVAPAFGDAHVVYDQGKFKLDAFTIFNGQFDFDELAPDQQDRDYLYASDVNGNPFSPSWYTVNLRSQYQFTDSLSAIATLENITDQRYRTYSSGIAAAGRNLILALNYSF
- a CDS encoding dihydrolipoyl dehydrogenase family protein, producing the protein MKKYDVFVLGTGTAGKLVANRCKNAGLKVGIIDNREYGGTCSQRGCDPKKLLLASSEAVDYARNMQGDGVEGEVNINWRDAYNYIRRYTQNIPDNTESSLKENGIDCYHGDGSFVDEKTFVFDDTTITANYFVIATGMQPRPLTIPGADHLLTSEDFFKMKDVPEKMVFIGGGYIGMEFSHMMARAGVKVTIIEQGDQILSPFEKFVADYLMEDSIKLGIDIKLESTLSSVEKKDGRFVVHYGNEGSIHQITTDVVYNTTGRVPSTKSLHLDKAGVVTDQGSVVVNDCLQSTTNERFYACGDVTNMNLPLTPLSNLEGAIAAKNIIEGKHPLVPVDIPSVAFTIPQVASIGLNEAQAKNQNKKFKVLKGDASGWFNTRRMNAGTYAYKVLVDDETGMVLGAHIVSHEAGETINLFSVAMNHDITFQHLQQTVFTYPSWANDLKSF